The nucleotide sequence GGCAAGGCCGTGAAGCGGGCCGCCGCGAAGAAGTGAGCCGGGCACGCGCGAAGGCCCTTCCGTTCACCGAACGAAAGGGCCTCTGGCCAGGTGTTTCTCTGTGCCCCCGGCAGGATTCGAACCTGCGACACCCGCTTTAGGAGAGCGGTGCTCTATCCCCTGAGCTACGAAGGCGGGGTACGACGGCCACCGGGGTGGCTGCCCCTGACAGGGTAGCGGATCAGGGGTGGGGTGGTGGGCGAGCGGGGGCGTGGCCGGCCAAAGGGTCGACTTCAGCGGCGACTTGGCAGGACCGGCCCCGCCGCGGCCGTCGTGCCCTTCGCCGCGTGGGTGCGGGTCACCCGTACCCGGTACCTGCCGTCGAGGTCCGCGCTCGCCACGTGGATCGTGATGCCGTGGGAGGGGTCCTTGAAGGTCTCTCCGGGGGAGAACGGGGCGTCGGAGAGCTCGGCGTGGACGTTGGGGCTCCGGGTGCAGCCGCCGCTGTCGCGGTGGGCGTCGTAGACGGTGATGGGACCGCGGCCGGTGTCGACGGAGGCGTCGACCTTGTAGACGAGGATGCCGGGCTTGCAGACCGACTCGTCGTTGCCGCCCTCCGCCCGTAGCTCCAGCGCGTACGCGGTGCGGTCGTCGAGCGGGACCATGACCAGCTTGCCGCCGTCCTTCCGGGAGAGCGGGGACAGGGTGTAGTCCGCGCTGCCCGCCGCCGTCGCGCAGCCGACCTGGGACGCCGGAAGCCAGCCCAGCTTCCACTTGTGCCAGCCCAGCAGGTCGTTGTTGGCCCCCCAGTCCTCGCTCATGATGTCCCAGTGGCCGACCGCGCTGCCCCCCTCCTGCGTGTAGAGGTCCGGCAGCCCGAAGGTGTGGCCGTTCTCGTGCGGCAGCACCCGGTACCCCGTCTCCGTGTACGCGCCGGAGCCGTCGTCCTGGCGGGAGTAGACGAAGGAGGCGTTGGCGACCGGGGTGCCGTCGGCCACCGGGGCCTCGCCGTTGCCGGCGAAGGTCACGGAGAGGACCGTGTCCAGGGCGGAGGGGCCGGCGTTCGGGGTGACCAGCACGTTCAGCAGGTCGTAGGAGCGGAAGTCCACGTCCGGGTCGGCGGCGGAGACGATGTCCCGCACCAGTTGCCGGTAACCGGGGTCGAAGGGGGCGCCGCGCTCTATGCCGTAGTCCTCGAACGGCTTGGGCATCCGCAGCCAGGAGGTGACCGGGGTCTCGGCGCGGTAGTCGAGCCGGCCGTAGGACGCCTTGGCGAACCATTCCTGGGTCTTCGGGAAGAACTCGTGGAAGCGGTCCATCGCCTTGCCCTCGCCGGGGGTGTCCGGGAAGTCGACCATCAGGGTCAGGGCGTGGACGGTGCCGGTGGAGCGGGAGTAGCCGGTGGAGGTGGGGAAGCCCTCGGTCATCTGGACCTCCGCCGCCCCCTGGATCATGCAGGGAGCCAGGGCGGCCGTGCGTATCAGGCCGATCGGCCCGGCGGTGGTGCGCGCCGTGAGCTGCCCGGACCCGGCCGAGGTGCTGACCGCGAAGGTCAGCGCGGTCACCGAGGCGAGGGCGGCAACGCGGCGCGGGCGTATGCGGCGGCGGGGCGACTGCGGCTGCATGCATGGACCTCCCGCTCCACGGCAGCCCCCGTTACCCGGCTGCACCCTTTGGCCTCACCCTCGGTCGCCGGGGCCGGGGTCGCGCGCTGGAGGAGACCGATCGTGGGATTTCGGCAGGAGTGGGTGTGAATCGCATACTGTTGGGGTGAATCGTCCGGCCGGAAGCGGAACAGTGACGCGCCGACCGTGATGTGACCCAGGTCACAGGCATTTCTTCCGAGGCGGGAAATAAGCGGGGAGGGTCTCCCCGTTTAGACCTGTGTCCGCGCGAAACGGGGAGCTTCTCCCCGGATCAACGGACGATCACCGTCCGCCCGTCCCGACCCGTACAGATGTGGAGCCCGCCGTGTCCGCCGTGCGCACCGCACCCCCCGCCCGCAGGGCGTCGCCCCGGCCCCGTGCCGACGCGCTCCGCAACCGGGAGCGGATCATCGCCGCCGCACGGGAGATGTTCGTCGAGCACGGCCCCCAGGTGCCGCTCGACGAGATCGCCCGCCGCGCGGGCGTCGGCAACGCCACGCTGTACCGCAATTTCCCGGACCGGGAGGCCCTGGTCCGGGAGGTCCTGTGCTCCGTGATGGACCGCACGGCCGAAGCGGCGAAGGGCGCGCTCGCCGAGACCGGCGACGCCTTCGCCGCGCTGGAACGCTTCGCGCACGCCTCCGCCGACGAGCGGATCAGCGCGCTGTGTCCGATGGTCTCCAGCACCTTCGACCGCAACCACCCCGACCTGGAGGCGGCGCGGGAGCGGGTGGAGGCCCTGATCGCCGAGGTCATGGACCGCGCCAAGGCGGCCGGCCAGCTCCGCACCGACGTCGGCGTCGGTGACCTGATGGTCGCCGCCGCGCAGCTCAGCCGGCCCCCGGCCGGTACGGCCTGCTTCGACGTCGACCGATTCGTGCACCGCCATCTCCAACTCTTCCTCGACGGACTGCGGGCACCGGCCCGCTCCGTCCTGCCCGGCACGGCCGTGACCATGGAGGATCTGCGCCAGTCCTGATCTGACCGATCGATCCCACCGACCGATCCGACCGACCGACCTGCCGGGCCCGCGCCCCGGAATCGCACCCCCTAGCCACCCGGCCGCCGACGAGGGCGAGCCGGTGGGGCCCCGCACGCCCTGTGCGCGTACGCAGCGCCGTACGACCGTGCCCCGCATGTCCTGAACGTCCACTCGAAGTCCCGAACGGGGTACCCCCATGTCCGAAACGGTCACCAGGCCGCCCGCGGCCGCCGCGCCCGGCGGCGACGCCAACCGCTGGAAGGCGCTCGTCTTCATCGCGCTGGCCCAGCTCATGGTCGTCCTCGACGCCACCATCGTGAACATCGCGCTGCCCTCCGCCCAGCAGGACCTCGGCATATCCGACGGCAACCGGCAGTGGGTCGTCACCGCCTACGCCCTCGCCTTCGGCGGCCTGCTGCTCTTCGGCGGCCGCATCGCCGACCTGTGGGGCCGCAAGCGCGCCTTCCTCCTCGGCCTCGCCGGCTTCGCCGCGGCCTCCGCGCTCGGCGGCGCCGCCACCACCGGCGTGATGATGTTCGGCGCCCGCGCCCTCCAGGGTGTCTTCGGCGCCCTGCTCGCCCCGGCCGCGCTGTCCCTGCTCGCGGTGATGTTCACCGACGCCAAGGAGCGCGCCAAGGCGTTCGGCATCTACGGCGCCATCGCGGGCGGCGGCGGTGCCGTGGGTCTGATCCTCGGCGGCTTCCTCACCGAGTACCTCGACTGGCGCTGGACCTTCTTCGTCAACGTCCCCTTCGCCATCGTCGCCGCGGCCGGTGCCTGGTTCGTGATCCGGGAGCCCGAGGGCGGCCGCAACCGCTCCCCGCTCGACATCCCCGGCGTGTTCCTCTCCACGCTCGGCCTGGTCGCCCTGGTGTACGGCTTCACCCGCGCCGAGTCCGACGGCTGGAGCGACGCGGTCACCATCTCGATGTTCGTCGCCTCCGTCGTCCTGCTGCTCGCGTTCGTGATGGTCGAGAAGCGGGTCAAGGCTCCGCTGCTGCCGCTGCGCGTGGTCGCCGACCGCAGCCGCGGCGGTATCTACCTCTCGCTCGGCCTCGCCATCATCGGCATGTTCGGCCTGTTCCTCTTCCTGACCTACTACCTGCAGGTCGTGAAGGGCTACTCCCCGGTCAAGACCGGCTTCGCGTTCCTGCCGATGGTCGCGGGCATGATCACCGGCTCCACCCAGATCGGCGCCCGCCTGATGATCCGGGTCCCGGCCCGGCTGCTGATGGGCCCCGGCTTCCTGCTCGCCGCCATCGGCATGCTGATCCTCACCCAGTTGGAGATCGGCTCCTCCTACGCGGCACTGCTGCTGCCCGCGATGGTGCTGCTCGGCCTCGGCATGGGTACGGCGTTCATGCCCGCCATGTCGCTGGCGACCCAGGGCGTCGAGCCCCGGGACGCGGGTGTCGCCTCCGCGATGGTCAACACCTCGCAGCAGGTCGGCGGCGCGATCGGCACCGCCCTGCTGAACACCATCGCCGCGTCCGCGACCACCTCGTACGTCAAGGACCACATCGCGTCCGCGACCGCCGCGCCGCAGCAGCAGTTGGTCAAACTCCAGGGCATGGTGCACGGGTACAGCTCGGCGATCTGGTTCGCCGTCGGCATCCTGGCCGTCGCCTCGCTGATCGCGTTCACCATGGTCAACGCCGGTAAGCCGGGCTCCACCAAGGTGGCCTCCGGCGACGGCGCCGAGGACGAGGTCCCGGTGCCGGTGGTCGCCCACTAGCCGGTGGTGTGACTCAGCGGAGCCAGGGCAGGTCCGCACCCGCCTCGCTCGGCTGAAGGCCCTCGGCGACGATCTCCATGATCTCGCCGAGGGCCTTCTGCTGTTCCGGGCTCAGTCGGTCGAACAGCGCCTGCCGGACCGCGGTCACATGGCCGGGAGCGGTGCGGCGCAGCACCTCGGCGCCCTCCTCGGTGAGCACGGCGAACTGGCCGCGCTTGTCCGAGGGGCAGTCCTCGCGGCGCACCCAGCCGCTCTTCTCCAGCCGGGCGATCGCGTGCGAGAGCCGGGAGCGGGTGATCTTCGACTTCCGGGCCAGCTCGGTCATCCGCAGCCTGCGGCGCGGCGCCTCGGCGAGGCCGACGAGCAGGCCGTAGTAGATGTGCGGCATGCCCGCGTCGCGCTGGAGCTGACGGTCGAGGTGGTCCTCCAGCAGCGTGGTGGCGTGCAGGTACGCCCGCCAGACGCGCTGCTCCTCGTCGCTGAGCCAGCGGTGTCCGGATGCCGGCGCCGTTGCCGGGGTGGATGCCGAGTTCATGTCTCCCACTGTACGAGCCACCTTCTTGAAACTTGAACAAGCCGGGCGTAATCTGACCGGGTAATGCTTGAGAGTTAAAGCAAAGTCGCCTCGGCGTCAGCCTCGGTCCCCAGCGGGCCGCCCTGAGGCCGCCATGGGAGGAGCCGTCATGCACGACACCGCCGAGCCGTCCGCTCCCGAGCGCATGCCCGCCCTCTACCTCAGTCATGGCGCCCCGCCGCTCGCCGACGACCCCGTCTGGCCCGGCCAGCTCGCCGCCTGGTCGGCCGGCCTGCCCCGCCCGACGGCGATCCTCATGGTCTCCGCCCACTGGGAAGAGGCCCCCCTCGCCCTCGGCGCCACCCACACCGCCCCGCTGGTCCACGACTTCTGGGGCTTCCCCGAGCACTACTACCGCGTGCGCTACGACGCCCCCGGCGCCCCCGGACTGGCCGAATCCGTACGCAAGCTGCTGCGCGCCCCCGGCGTGCCGGTCCAGGACGTGCCCGACCGTGGCCTCGACCACGGCGCCTACGTCCCGCTCGTCGAGATGTTCCCCGAGGCCGACATCCCCGTCCTCCAGATCTCCCTGCCCACCCTCGACCCCGCCCGCCTGCTGGACCTCGGCCGCAAGCTCGCGCCGCTGCGTGACGAGGGGGTGCTGATCGTCGGCTCCGGTTTCTTCACCCACAACCTGGCCGCCCTGCGGCACGCCGGCGGGGTGCCGGGCTGGTCCGCCGAGTTCGACGACTGGGGCCGGGCCGCGCTGGACGCCGGTGACTGGGACGCGCTGCTCGACTTCGAGACCA is from Streptomyces seoulensis and encodes:
- a CDS encoding M6 family metalloprotease domain-containing protein yields the protein MQPQSPRRRIRPRRVAALASVTALTFAVSTSAGSGQLTARTTAGPIGLIRTAALAPCMIQGAAEVQMTEGFPTSTGYSRSTGTVHALTLMVDFPDTPGEGKAMDRFHEFFPKTQEWFAKASYGRLDYRAETPVTSWLRMPKPFEDYGIERGAPFDPGYRQLVRDIVSAADPDVDFRSYDLLNVLVTPNAGPSALDTVLSVTFAGNGEAPVADGTPVANASFVYSRQDDGSGAYTETGYRVLPHENGHTFGLPDLYTQEGGSAVGHWDIMSEDWGANNDLLGWHKWKLGWLPASQVGCATAAGSADYTLSPLSRKDGGKLVMVPLDDRTAYALELRAEGGNDESVCKPGILVYKVDASVDTGRGPITVYDAHRDSGGCTRSPNVHAELSDAPFSPGETFKDPSHGITIHVASADLDGRYRVRVTRTHAAKGTTAAAGPVLPSRR
- a CDS encoding TetR/AcrR family transcriptional regulator, coding for MRTAPPARRASPRPRADALRNRERIIAAAREMFVEHGPQVPLDEIARRAGVGNATLYRNFPDREALVREVLCSVMDRTAEAAKGALAETGDAFAALERFAHASADERISALCPMVSSTFDRNHPDLEAARERVEALIAEVMDRAKAAGQLRTDVGVGDLMVAAAQLSRPPAGTACFDVDRFVHRHLQLFLDGLRAPARSVLPGTAVTMEDLRQS
- a CDS encoding MFS transporter, whose protein sequence is MSETVTRPPAAAAPGGDANRWKALVFIALAQLMVVLDATIVNIALPSAQQDLGISDGNRQWVVTAYALAFGGLLLFGGRIADLWGRKRAFLLGLAGFAAASALGGAATTGVMMFGARALQGVFGALLAPAALSLLAVMFTDAKERAKAFGIYGAIAGGGGAVGLILGGFLTEYLDWRWTFFVNVPFAIVAAAGAWFVIREPEGGRNRSPLDIPGVFLSTLGLVALVYGFTRAESDGWSDAVTISMFVASVVLLLAFVMVEKRVKAPLLPLRVVADRSRGGIYLSLGLAIIGMFGLFLFLTYYLQVVKGYSPVKTGFAFLPMVAGMITGSTQIGARLMIRVPARLLMGPGFLLAAIGMLILTQLEIGSSYAALLLPAMVLLGLGMGTAFMPAMSLATQGVEPRDAGVASAMVNTSQQVGGAIGTALLNTIAASATTSYVKDHIASATAAPQQQLVKLQGMVHGYSSAIWFAVGILAVASLIAFTMVNAGKPGSTKVASGDGAEDEVPVPVVAH
- a CDS encoding MarR family winged helix-turn-helix transcriptional regulator → MNSASTPATAPASGHRWLSDEEQRVWRAYLHATTLLEDHLDRQLQRDAGMPHIYYGLLVGLAEAPRRRLRMTELARKSKITRSRLSHAIARLEKSGWVRREDCPSDKRGQFAVLTEEGAEVLRRTAPGHVTAVRQALFDRLSPEQQKALGEIMEIVAEGLQPSEAGADLPWLR
- a CDS encoding dioxygenase family protein; translated protein: MHDTAEPSAPERMPALYLSHGAPPLADDPVWPGQLAAWSAGLPRPTAILMVSAHWEEAPLALGATHTAPLVHDFWGFPEHYYRVRYDAPGAPGLAESVRKLLRAPGVPVQDVPDRGLDHGAYVPLVEMFPEADIPVLQISLPTLDPARLLDLGRKLAPLRDEGVLIVGSGFFTHNLAALRHAGGVPGWSAEFDDWGRAALDAGDWDALLDFETKAPAGRLAHPRTEHFAPLFVTLGAAGADAHRSVIDGFWMGLAKRSVQFG